The Streptomyces sp. Edi4 genome includes a window with the following:
- a CDS encoding NAD(P)-dependent oxidoreductase, producing MTMADGTRRVAVLGATGCVGRHICAAFAERGTEVVAIARREAPHVRPYRFLPLDVARCTGAELAAVLADERVDTVVNATLGWAATEQEMTEANVGPVENVLGALRLLPESVRLLQLGSIHEYGPVAAGTPTDEAVDPRPASLYGRSKLAASRLVLDAVRRGECHGAVLRLTNTLGPYPSMETFLGTLAVRLRRADPADGLDVTVAAARRDYVDVRDAAAAVCAAAARPDTAPLFNIGRGEAVDLRTLVDTLVTISGLPPEAVRVREAEVRGQSPGADWVQVDASLARRQLDWRPGYDLSESLRGMWETVGDPEVVQPA from the coding sequence ATGACCATGGCAGACGGGACCCGACGGGTCGCGGTCCTGGGAGCGACCGGATGCGTGGGCCGGCACATCTGCGCCGCGTTCGCCGAACGGGGTACGGAGGTCGTCGCGATCGCCCGACGGGAGGCACCGCACGTACGTCCCTACCGGTTCCTCCCCCTGGACGTCGCCCGGTGCACCGGAGCCGAACTGGCCGCGGTCCTGGCGGACGAGCGGGTGGACACGGTCGTGAACGCCACCCTCGGCTGGGCCGCCACGGAGCAGGAGATGACCGAGGCGAACGTAGGACCGGTGGAAAACGTGCTCGGTGCGCTGCGTCTGCTCCCCGAGTCCGTCCGGCTCCTCCAGCTCGGCAGCATCCACGAGTACGGTCCGGTGGCGGCCGGCACCCCGACCGACGAGGCGGTGGATCCGCGGCCTGCCTCGCTCTACGGGCGGTCCAAGCTCGCCGCCTCGCGACTCGTCCTCGACGCGGTCCGGCGCGGTGAGTGCCACGGAGCGGTTCTGCGGCTGACCAACACCCTCGGCCCGTATCCCTCCATGGAGACCTTCCTCGGGACGCTGGCCGTCCGGCTGCGCCGCGCCGACCCGGCCGACGGGCTCGACGTCACGGTGGCCGCGGCCCGCCGGGACTACGTCGACGTCCGGGACGCGGCCGCCGCGGTGTGCGCCGCGGCGGCGCGCCCGGACACGGCACCGCTGTTCAACATCGGCCGGGGGGAGGCGGTGGACCTGCGCACCCTGGTCGACACCCTGGTCACCATCAGCGGTCTGCCGCCGGAGGCGGTCCGGGTGCGGGAGGCCGAGGTCCGCGGCCAGAGTCCGGGCGCGGACTGGGTGCAGGTGGACGCCTCCCTCGCCCGGCGGCAGCTGGACTGGCGGCCCGGCTACGACCTGTCCGAGTCCCTGCGGGGCATGTGGGAGACCGTGGGGGATCCCGAGGTCGTTCAACCGGCGTGA
- a CDS encoding dTDP-4-dehydrorhamnose 3,5-epimerase family protein, whose protein sequence is MRTRELAVSGAFEFAPEVHADPRGLFVSPLQEAPFLAAVGRPFPVAQTNHSRSARGVLRGLHFTTAPPGQAKYVHCARGRALDVVVDLRLGSPTFGLWDTVDMDEETCRAGYYPEGVGHAFLALEDDTVMSYLVTTGYRPELEQAITPLDAELSLPWPNDIDLVLSERDRAAPGLAEATAQGLLPRYADCVRN, encoded by the coding sequence ATGCGCACGCGTGAACTCGCCGTGAGCGGCGCCTTCGAGTTCGCCCCCGAGGTCCACGCCGACCCACGGGGTCTGTTCGTCTCGCCCTTGCAGGAGGCGCCCTTCCTCGCCGCGGTCGGCCGTCCGTTCCCGGTGGCTCAGACGAACCACAGCCGTTCCGCCCGGGGCGTGCTCCGCGGCCTCCACTTCACCACCGCCCCGCCCGGCCAGGCCAAGTACGTGCACTGCGCCCGGGGCCGGGCCCTCGACGTCGTAGTGGACCTGCGTCTGGGCTCCCCGACATTCGGCCTGTGGGACACCGTCGACATGGACGAGGAGACCTGCAGGGCGGGTTACTACCCGGAGGGTGTGGGGCACGCCTTCCTCGCCCTGGAGGACGACACGGTCATGTCCTATCTGGTGACCACCGGCTACCGGCCGGAGCTGGAGCAGGCGATCACGCCCCTTGACGCCGAGCTGTCCCTGCCCTGGCCGAACGACATCGACCTCGTCCTGTCCGAGCGGGACCGGGCGGCACCCGGCCTCGCGGAGGCGACGGCCCAGGGGCTGCTGCCCCGTTACGCCGACTGCGTCCGGAACTGA
- a CDS encoding acyltransferase, producing the protein MRTAQFTPLRTNQQSRLPSLTGMRFVAAVMVLLCHVGTSVLPRLKNHQLAEYQRFFSAAGPTGVSFFFILSGFVLAWVARSQDTRRLFWRRRLVKIYPSHLVTLTAAVLLMLGAGVAVTSANTVPTLFLVQGWIPRQDVILNFGSNTPSWSLACEVLFYLAFPWILVAARRIRAERLWGWVAVTTAGIIAVPLLAQLLPAKPYMPLTTTSWWATWFTYYFPGTRLLEFVLGILMALVVLNKRWMGLKPAAALLLAAAAFVGGAYLPGVFSSVAPTALPLALAIAAFATADVRGRRTLFNHRVFIWLGEISYAFYMVHFLAVSYGPIGAVHPENWLKPLSVPTALTDAGLTLAISLVLAWLLHVLVENPAMRRWSRPAVPAASDAAKSAPGAERAAAPTR; encoded by the coding sequence ATGCGAACGGCTCAATTCACCCCCCTGCGGACGAACCAACAATCAAGGCTGCCTTCCCTCACCGGGATGCGGTTCGTCGCGGCTGTCATGGTGCTGCTCTGCCATGTGGGCACGAGCGTCCTCCCCCGGCTCAAGAACCATCAACTGGCCGAATATCAACGGTTTTTCAGCGCGGCCGGCCCCACGGGTGTCTCCTTCTTCTTCATCCTCAGCGGCTTCGTCCTGGCCTGGGTGGCACGTTCGCAGGACACCCGGCGGCTCTTCTGGCGCCGCCGCCTGGTGAAGATCTACCCGAGCCACCTGGTCACGCTGACCGCCGCCGTCCTGCTGATGCTCGGCGCCGGTGTCGCGGTGACCTCCGCCAACACCGTCCCCACCCTCTTCCTCGTACAGGGCTGGATACCGCGGCAGGACGTCATCTTGAACTTCGGTTCCAACACGCCGAGTTGGTCGCTCGCCTGCGAGGTGCTGTTCTATCTGGCGTTCCCCTGGATCCTGGTGGCGGCCCGGCGCATCCGTGCGGAGCGCCTCTGGGGCTGGGTGGCCGTGACGACCGCCGGGATTATCGCGGTTCCCCTGCTCGCTCAGCTGCTGCCCGCGAAGCCGTACATGCCGCTGACGACCACGTCCTGGTGGGCCACGTGGTTCACGTACTACTTCCCCGGCACCCGGCTTCTGGAGTTCGTCCTTGGGATCCTGATGGCGCTGGTCGTCCTCAACAAGCGCTGGATGGGCCTCAAGCCCGCCGCCGCCCTACTTCTCGCGGCCGCCGCCTTCGTGGGCGGCGCCTATCTGCCCGGTGTGTTCAGCTCGGTGGCGCCGACCGCGCTCCCCCTCGCCCTGGCGATCGCCGCCTTCGCCACCGCCGATGTGCGCGGCCGGCGGACCCTGTTCAACCACCGGGTCTTCATCTGGCTGGGCGAGATCTCGTACGCCTTCTACATGGTGCACTTCCTCGCGGTCTCCTACGGTCCCATCGGCGCCGTCCACCCCGAGAACTGGCTGAAGCCGCTGAGCGTGCCGACCGCGCTGACCGACGCCGGACTGACCCTGGCGATCAGCCTCGTCCTCGCCTGGCTGCTGCACGTCCTGGTCGAGAACCCCGCGATGCGACGCTGGAGCCGGCCGGCCGTGCCGGCGGCCTCGGACGCGGCGAAGAGCGCCCCTGGTGCGGAGCGAGCGGCGGCTCCCACCCGCTAG
- a CDS encoding winged helix DNA-binding domain-containing protein yields the protein MDRAVPVLSWPEVSARRLERSALSAPSKTADPAETVAALCGAHAQVLSAAELSIAMRIDGATRGDVRSALWDRRSLVKMHGPRGTVHLLPTADLPMWIGALGSMPATASPFAVDARMTPAQTDEVVAAIGDVLASAELTIDELSEAVVAATGPWAGDLVMPAFQGMWPRWRQAMTLSGHRGVLCFGPNRGRKVTYTNPQRFLPGFRPLEGRAAQARLVHRYLHAYGPATAQNFAQWLSIPRGWAAELFRSLEGAIEQVDLGGTACWVNAGDTTMASSPPRGVRLLPYFDAYVVAGRPRDLLFPGRAAERALVPSGQAGNYPVLLIDGTVAGVWHQRRSGRRIHVTVEPLTPLGPAALAELDEEIERVGAILEGKPELTIGTVTTGAHA from the coding sequence ATGGATCGCGCCGTCCCAGTTCTGTCGTGGCCCGAGGTGTCTGCCCGGCGGCTGGAGAGGAGTGCCCTGTCGGCTCCGTCGAAGACGGCTGACCCTGCCGAGACAGTCGCCGCCCTGTGCGGCGCGCACGCCCAGGTGCTCTCCGCGGCCGAACTCTCCATCGCCATGCGGATCGACGGTGCCACCCGCGGCGATGTCCGCAGCGCGCTGTGGGATCGGCGCAGCCTGGTCAAGATGCACGGCCCGCGCGGCACGGTGCACCTGCTGCCCACCGCCGACCTGCCGATGTGGATCGGGGCGCTGGGCTCGATGCCGGCCACCGCGAGCCCGTTCGCCGTGGACGCACGGATGACGCCGGCGCAGACCGACGAGGTCGTGGCGGCCATCGGGGACGTGCTGGCGTCCGCCGAGCTGACCATCGACGAGCTCAGTGAGGCCGTCGTAGCGGCGACCGGGCCGTGGGCCGGCGATCTCGTGATGCCCGCCTTCCAGGGCATGTGGCCCCGCTGGCGGCAGGCCATGACGCTCTCCGGGCACCGTGGAGTGCTGTGTTTCGGCCCGAATCGGGGCCGCAAGGTGACATACACCAACCCACAGCGCTTCCTGCCCGGTTTCCGCCCCCTCGAAGGGCGCGCCGCCCAGGCGCGGTTGGTGCACCGCTATCTGCACGCCTACGGCCCCGCCACGGCACAGAACTTCGCCCAGTGGCTCAGCATCCCGCGCGGCTGGGCGGCCGAACTGTTCCGCTCCCTGGAGGGGGCGATCGAGCAGGTCGATCTCGGCGGCACGGCCTGCTGGGTGAACGCGGGCGACACCACGATGGCGTCGTCTCCCCCGCGCGGGGTGCGTCTGCTGCCGTACTTCGACGCCTACGTGGTGGCCGGGCGCCCCCGCGACCTGCTCTTCCCCGGCCGGGCGGCCGAACGTGCCCTGGTCCCCAGTGGCCAGGCGGGCAACTACCCCGTGCTGCTGATCGACGGAACGGTCGCGGGTGTCTGGCACCAGCGCCGCTCCGGGCGCAGGATTCACGTCACCGTGGAACCGCTCACCCCGCTCGGCCCCGCCGCGCTCGCCGAGCTCGACGAGGAGATCGAACGCGTGGGCGCGATCCTGGAGGGCAAGCCCGAACTCACCATCGGGACGGTGACCACGGGGGCCCACGCGTGA
- a CDS encoding MFS transporter produces MSSASEAAAPPAADPRRWVALAVLLTATLLDLLDATIINIAIPSIQHDTGASNTAVQWITAGYTLSFAVGLITGGRLGDIFGRKKIFLIAMAGFTLASALSGLAVGPDMLIATRVLQGLMAALMVPQVLAIMQVTFAPQEMGKAFGMFGAVSGIGAVSGPVIGALLTEWNLFGLEWRPIFLVNVPLGIIGLILGRRCLTESKAPSAPRLDLGGIALATLGMLMLLYPLTRGQELGWPAWTLVCMPASLVVFGVFVLHQRAKISRHGFPLVELSLFKVRSFAAGITVQLIFGTSFGLFSLTGALYMQIGLGWTPLHAALTSLIFGVTMAVSALMSIQKLVPRFGRKVLQGGALLLMAGLADYGWLADRHGTGITSAQLIVPLIVAGAGLGMIMAPLTSAVLSEVPGEHAGSASGLVNTVNQLGLSLGLGLTSVAFFNVAKSKAGGSTTAGEPFVGAFTHSLWWVAGGMALAFLLMFALPRAAQSQFAVPEPDGSGDTAQAAESVPAPADESVSGPVARADPAPGKADRGSGESEPAPALRTT; encoded by the coding sequence ATGAGCTCCGCCAGTGAAGCAGCGGCGCCCCCCGCTGCGGACCCCCGGCGCTGGGTAGCCCTGGCCGTGTTGCTGACCGCAACTCTGCTGGACCTACTCGACGCGACCATCATCAACATCGCGATCCCGAGCATTCAACATGACACCGGTGCCTCCAACACGGCTGTCCAGTGGATCACGGCGGGCTACACGCTCTCGTTCGCCGTCGGACTCATCACCGGTGGCCGGCTCGGCGACATCTTCGGCCGCAAGAAGATCTTCCTGATCGCCATGGCCGGGTTCACCCTCGCCTCGGCGCTCTCCGGCCTGGCCGTCGGCCCCGACATGCTGATCGCGACCCGCGTCCTACAGGGCCTCATGGCCGCCCTCATGGTGCCGCAGGTGCTCGCGATCATGCAGGTCACCTTCGCTCCGCAGGAGATGGGCAAGGCTTTCGGCATGTTCGGTGCCGTCAGCGGCATCGGTGCCGTCTCCGGGCCCGTCATCGGCGCGCTGCTCACCGAGTGGAACCTGTTCGGCCTGGAATGGCGCCCGATCTTCCTGGTCAACGTCCCCCTGGGCATCATCGGCCTGATCCTGGGCCGGCGCTGCCTGACCGAGTCGAAGGCGCCCTCGGCGCCACGACTCGACCTCGGGGGCATCGCCCTGGCCACGCTCGGCATGCTGATGCTGCTGTATCCGCTGACCCGCGGTCAGGAACTGGGCTGGCCCGCCTGGACCCTGGTGTGCATGCCGGCGAGCCTTGTCGTCTTCGGCGTTTTCGTGCTCCACCAGCGCGCCAAGATCAGCCGCCACGGATTCCCCCTCGTCGAGCTGTCGCTGTTCAAGGTCAGGAGCTTCGCGGCGGGCATCACCGTACAGCTGATCTTCGGTACGTCCTTCGGTCTCTTCTCCCTCACCGGGGCCCTGTACATGCAGATCGGCCTGGGCTGGACGCCGCTGCACGCCGCGCTGACCAGCCTCATCTTCGGCGTGACCATGGCCGTCTCGGCGCTGATGTCGATCCAGAAGCTGGTGCCCAGGTTCGGCCGCAAGGTGCTGCAGGGCGGCGCGCTGCTGCTGATGGCCGGCCTGGCGGACTACGGCTGGCTGGCGGACCGGCATGGTACGGGCATCACGTCCGCACAGCTGATCGTGCCGCTCATCGTCGCCGGTGCAGGGCTGGGAATGATCATGGCCCCGCTGACCAGCGCGGTGCTCTCCGAAGTGCCGGGCGAACACGCGGGTTCCGCGTCCGGGCTCGTCAACACGGTCAACCAGCTCGGTCTTTCGCTCGGTCTCGGCCTCACCTCGGTGGCGTTCTTCAACGTCGCGAAGAGCAAGGCCGGGGGGTCCACGACGGCCGGTGAGCCATTCGTCGGTGCCTTCACTCACTCGCTGTGGTGGGTGGCCGGGGGAATGGCGCTGGCCTTCCTCCTGATGTTCGCCCTGCCCAGGGCGGCGCAGTCGCAGTTCGCGGTTCCCGAGCCGGACGGCTCCGGTGACACGGCGCAGGCGGCCGAGTCAGTTCCGGCGCCGGCCGATGAGTCCGTCTCCGGGCCGGTCGCGCGGGCGGATCCCGCTCCCGGGAAGGCCGATCGCGGTTCCGGGGAGAGCGAGCCCGCCCCAGCCCTGCGCACCACCTGA
- a CDS encoding SDR family oxidoreductase — MTATSRISLITGANKGIGYEAARRLGALGATVLVGARDRARGESAVKALRDEGTDAHFVQLDVTDPASVAAAARHVGERYGRLDILVNNAGVNVEWPAAQPSEVCLDALRTTFETNVYGLIAVTNALLPLLRRSSAGRIVNVSSEMGIPAWLAGSEIPAITGYSLSKAAVNMLTVLYANELRGTSIKVNACSPGFVATDINHGVGVLTAVEGSAVEVRVATLDADGPTGVFINDGGTVAW; from the coding sequence ATGACTGCCACATCGAGGATTTCCCTGATCACCGGGGCCAACAAGGGCATTGGGTACGAGGCCGCGCGACGTCTGGGCGCGCTGGGCGCGACCGTCCTGGTGGGCGCCCGCGACCGGGCCCGCGGCGAGTCCGCGGTGAAGGCGCTGCGCGACGAGGGCACCGACGCGCACTTCGTTCAGCTGGACGTCACGGATCCCGCCTCGGTCGCCGCGGCCGCGCGCCACGTGGGCGAGCGGTACGGCCGCCTGGACATTCTGGTGAACAACGCCGGGGTCAACGTCGAATGGCCGGCGGCCCAGCCGAGCGAGGTCTGTCTCGACGCGCTGCGGACCACCTTCGAGACCAATGTGTACGGCCTGATCGCGGTCACCAACGCGTTGCTGCCGCTGCTGCGTCGCTCGTCGGCGGGCCGGATCGTCAACGTCTCCAGCGAGATGGGGATTCCGGCCTGGCTGGCAGGCTCCGAGATCCCGGCGATCACCGGCTACTCCCTCTCGAAGGCGGCGGTGAATATGCTGACCGTGCTCTACGCGAACGAGCTGCGGGGCACGTCCATCAAGGTCAACGCTTGCTCGCCGGGGTTCGTCGCCACCGACATCAACCACGGCGTGGGCGTGCTGACGGCCGTGGAAGGCTCGGCCGTCGAGGTCCGGGTCGCCACGCTGGACGCCGACGGCCCGACCGGCGTGTTCATCAACGACGGCGGCACGGTGGCCTGGTGA
- a CDS encoding methyltransferase, with product MATPFGFHGSDITKEGEQPMGSELELDGSLRLLELGDGIIYASALHLAAELKVADLLADGPLSAAELAGPTGTHAPSLHRLLRTLAGCGVFTQDSTGRFALTEAGERLRSDHPLSVRTTVAQQGRLTARTFQYAEHALRTGEGTFAKAFGQPVWEYLKDHPEEGADFDTAMHEHSRVELAAIVQAYDFAGAGRIVDVGGGDGTLLVTVLGGNPGATGVLFDLPHVVERNRVEDAGLQDRVEVVGGDIFGDIPAGGDLYTMKSVLHGWTDNEVVTILGGIRKALKPGGTLLLIERVIPAGNAPHPSKAFDLAMLIMAGGQERTQQEYVALLTEAGFRVDRIIGTESSLSIVEARPTDDAV from the coding sequence ATGGCGACGCCCTTCGGCTTCCATGGCTCCGACATCACCAAGGAGGGCGAGCAGCCCATGGGCAGCGAACTTGAACTGGACGGCAGCCTCCGGCTCCTCGAGCTCGGCGACGGCATCATCTACGCCAGCGCGCTCCATCTGGCGGCCGAGCTGAAGGTGGCCGACCTGCTCGCGGACGGCCCGCTCTCGGCGGCGGAGCTGGCCGGCCCCACCGGCACCCACGCTCCGAGCCTGCACCGCCTGCTGCGCACCCTCGCGGGCTGCGGAGTGTTCACGCAGGACTCCACCGGCCGCTTCGCGCTGACGGAGGCAGGCGAGCGCCTCCGGTCGGACCACCCGCTCTCGGTGCGCACGACGGTGGCGCAGCAGGGCAGGCTGACCGCCAGGACCTTCCAGTACGCCGAGCACGCCCTGCGCACCGGTGAGGGAACCTTCGCCAAGGCGTTCGGGCAGCCCGTCTGGGAGTACCTCAAGGATCACCCGGAGGAGGGCGCCGACTTCGACACCGCGATGCACGAGCACAGCCGGGTGGAACTCGCCGCGATCGTCCAGGCGTACGACTTCGCCGGTGCGGGCCGGATCGTCGACGTGGGCGGGGGAGACGGCACCCTGCTCGTCACCGTTCTGGGCGGCAACCCCGGGGCCACCGGTGTGCTGTTCGACCTGCCGCACGTCGTCGAGCGCAACCGCGTCGAGGACGCCGGGCTCCAGGACCGCGTCGAGGTCGTCGGCGGCGACATCTTCGGCGACATCCCCGCCGGCGGCGATCTCTATACGATGAAGTCGGTGCTGCACGGCTGGACCGACAACGAGGTCGTCACGATCCTCGGCGGCATCCGCAAGGCCCTGAAGCCGGGCGGCACGCTGCTCCTGATCGAGCGGGTCATCCCCGCGGGCAACGCCCCGCACCCCAGCAAGGCGTTCGACCTGGCCATGCTGATCATGGCCGGAGGCCAGGAGCGGACGCAGCAGGAGTACGTCGCGCTGCTCACCGAGGCCGGGTTCCGGGTCGACCGCATCATCGGCACGGAGTCGTCACTGAGCATCGTTGAGGCGCGGCCCACGGACGACGCGGTCTGA
- a CDS encoding methyltransferase yields MTDTASELDPPARAGAVPETALMPLLMGGFVTQSIGVVARLGVADVLAAGPRHVDEIAAEVGAHAPSLYRVLRVVGDFGVLTELPGRRFALTPQGELLRSDRSPSLRGLATHFASHFHRAAWSHLYESVCSGKPAFDLAHGEPQFDYYRTHPEEAAVFDGAMTSVASAIYATLEAYDFGRFGTVADIGGGNGAYLAAILSSYPNLRGILLDLPDVVERSASVLTDAGVADRCEVVGGSFFEKVPAGADAYVLTAVVHDWDDDRSVELLRNVRAAMPDHATVLLGEPVVPDGPEPSAAKLLDLETLVGTTGRQRTAAEFRDLLDRSGLRLTRVIHSSGPDSLVEAVAR; encoded by the coding sequence ATGACCGACACGGCAAGCGAGCTGGACCCGCCGGCACGGGCGGGGGCTGTGCCCGAGACAGCCCTGATGCCGCTGCTGATGGGAGGTTTCGTCACCCAGTCCATCGGTGTGGTCGCGCGCCTCGGAGTCGCGGACGTGCTGGCCGCCGGGCCCCGGCACGTGGACGAGATCGCCGCCGAGGTCGGAGCGCACGCGCCCAGCCTGTACCGGGTGCTGCGGGTGGTCGGGGACTTCGGTGTGCTCACGGAACTGCCGGGGCGCCGCTTCGCGCTCACCCCGCAGGGCGAACTGCTGCGCAGCGACCGTTCCCCCTCCCTGCGGGGACTGGCCACCCACTTCGCCTCCCACTTCCACCGCGCGGCCTGGAGCCACCTGTACGAGAGCGTGTGCTCCGGGAAGCCCGCCTTCGACCTGGCCCACGGCGAGCCGCAGTTCGACTACTACCGCACCCATCCCGAGGAAGCGGCCGTCTTCGACGGCGCGATGACCTCGGTCGCCTCCGCGATCTACGCCACCCTTGAGGCGTACGACTTCGGCAGGTTCGGCACGGTCGCCGACATCGGCGGCGGCAACGGCGCCTATCTGGCCGCAATCCTCTCCTCGTACCCGAACCTGCGGGGCATCCTGCTCGACCTGCCGGACGTGGTCGAACGGTCAGCCTCCGTCCTGACGGACGCGGGCGTCGCGGACCGCTGTGAAGTGGTCGGCGGCTCCTTCTTCGAGAAGGTCCCCGCGGGAGCCGACGCCTACGTCCTGACGGCCGTCGTGCACGACTGGGACGACGACCGCTCGGTGGAGCTCCTGCGCAACGTGCGTGCGGCGATGCCCGACCACGCCACCGTGCTCCTGGGCGAACCGGTGGTCCCGGACGGGCCCGAACCCTCCGCCGCCAAACTCCTCGACCTGGAGACGCTCGTCGGCACCACGGGCCGACAGCGCACCGCAGCCGAGTTCCGTGACCTGCTCGACCGCTCGGGGCTGCGTCTGACCCGCGTCATCCACAGCTCGGGACCCGACAGTCTCGTGGAAGCGGTGGCCCGCTGA
- a CDS encoding Gfo/Idh/MocA family oxidoreductase, translating to MSTVHPPAPVRIGVLGCADIARRRMLPAFAAQPGARLAAVASRRVAGADALAHAYGCRAVHGYDTLLSSEEVDAVYIPLPASLHAHWAEAALRAGKHVLAEKPLADAPHEVDRLFRIAAERRLALMENVMFPHHGQHAAVQALVDDGAIGELRAFQAVFAVPALPHDNIRYRPELGGGALRDTGVYPVRAAVHFLGPALRVVGATVARGRGHRVDTAGAALLCTSGGVTAQLSFGLDHAYRGSYELWGSAGRITVERAFTPPADHAPLIRLEDAAGGRVVEVAPDDQVANAVRAFCDAARRRTAPSDAVREQTRLLDTIRRMQQASTGR from the coding sequence TTGTCCACCGTCCATCCCCCCGCCCCCGTCCGCATCGGCGTTCTGGGCTGCGCCGACATCGCCCGACGCAGGATGCTGCCCGCCTTCGCCGCGCAGCCCGGCGCCCGCCTGGCGGCGGTGGCCAGCCGGCGCGTGGCCGGAGCCGACGCACTGGCCCACGCGTACGGCTGCCGTGCGGTGCACGGCTACGACACCCTGCTGAGCAGCGAGGAGGTCGACGCGGTCTACATCCCGTTGCCCGCGTCCCTGCACGCGCACTGGGCTGAGGCCGCCCTGCGTGCCGGGAAACACGTGCTGGCCGAGAAGCCGCTCGCCGACGCGCCGCACGAGGTGGACCGGCTGTTCCGGATCGCGGCCGAGCGGCGGCTGGCGCTGATGGAGAACGTGATGTTCCCGCACCACGGTCAGCACGCCGCGGTCCAGGCCCTGGTCGACGACGGCGCGATCGGTGAACTCCGCGCCTTCCAGGCCGTGTTCGCCGTGCCCGCACTGCCGCACGACAACATCCGCTACCGTCCCGAGCTGGGCGGAGGAGCGCTGCGGGACACCGGTGTCTACCCGGTCAGAGCAGCGGTCCACTTCCTCGGGCCCGCGCTGCGCGTCGTCGGCGCGACCGTGGCCCGGGGGCGCGGACACCGGGTGGACACGGCCGGGGCCGCGCTGCTGTGCACCTCCGGCGGCGTCACGGCCCAGCTGTCCTTCGGCCTCGACCACGCCTACCGCGGCAGCTACGAGTTGTGGGGCAGCGCGGGCCGTATCACCGTCGAGCGGGCCTTCACCCCGCCCGCGGACCACGCCCCCCTGATCCGTCTCGAGGACGCGGCCGGGGGCAGGGTCGTCGAGGTGGCGCCGGACGACCAAGTGGCCAACGCGGTCCGGGCCTTCTGCGACGCCGCACGCCGCCGGACGGCTCCCTCGGACGCGGTACGGGAGCAGACGCGGCTCCTCGACACCATTCGCCGAATGCAGCAGGCCTCGACCGGCCGTTGA
- a CDS encoding methyltransferase yields MTSAQPDANELSATLSEHMNGYLYSASLYTVTRFGVADHLVDGPRTPAELAELTGVNGPHLHRILRYLATREVFREDEQGRFHLTVLANLLRPGVPASLHDSFLMLGNEELYWKPMGRLHETVRTGHTVFDDMYGAQFFPYLQTVPELSTLFNSGTAGFSRQWIEQIASSYAFPAGAKVIDIGGGRGDLLRGVLAVNPEITGALYDQESVLAEHRLDVPELAGRWSTEAGNFFERVPAGYDYYFLKSVLHDWSDDDCLRILKSVREGMREGSRLLVIDPVIPPGNEPDASKTIDAMMMVIHDGKERTQEDFEEILGKGGFKIERILPTPGLMSVIEAVVA; encoded by the coding sequence ATGACTTCCGCTCAGCCCGACGCGAATGAACTGAGCGCCACGCTCTCGGAGCACATGAACGGCTACCTCTACTCCGCTTCGCTCTACACGGTGACCCGCTTCGGTGTCGCCGATCATCTCGTCGACGGCCCCCGCACTCCGGCGGAGCTGGCCGAGCTGACCGGTGTCAACGGTCCCCATCTGCACCGCATCCTGCGGTACTTGGCGACGCGGGAGGTCTTCCGCGAGGACGAGCAGGGCAGGTTCCACCTCACGGTGCTGGCCAACCTCCTGCGGCCCGGCGTGCCCGCGTCGCTGCACGACAGCTTCCTGATGCTGGGCAACGAGGAGCTGTACTGGAAGCCGATGGGCCGGCTGCACGAGACGGTACGCACCGGGCACACCGTCTTCGACGACATGTACGGAGCCCAGTTCTTCCCGTACCTCCAGACGGTTCCCGAGCTGTCGACGCTGTTCAACTCCGGCACTGCCGGGTTCTCCCGCCAGTGGATCGAACAGATCGCCTCGAGTTACGCGTTCCCCGCGGGCGCGAAGGTGATCGACATCGGCGGCGGAAGGGGCGACCTGCTGCGGGGCGTCCTGGCGGTCAACCCCGAGATCACCGGTGCGCTGTACGACCAGGAGTCGGTCCTCGCCGAGCACCGTCTGGACGTGCCCGAGCTGGCCGGTCGCTGGAGCACCGAGGCGGGCAACTTCTTCGAGCGGGTACCGGCCGGATACGACTACTACTTCCTGAAGTCGGTGCTGCACGACTGGAGCGACGACGACTGCCTGCGCATCCTGAAGTCGGTGCGGGAGGGGATGCGCGAGGGCAGCCGACTGCTGGTCATCGACCCGGTCATCCCTCCGGGCAACGAGCCCGATGCCAGCAAGACCATCGACGCGATGATGATGGTCATCCACGACGGCAAGGAGCGCACCCAGGAGGATTTCGAGGAGATCCTCGGCAAGGGAGGCTTCAAGATCGAGCGGATCCTGCCGACACCCGGCCTGATGTCCGTCATCGAAGCCGTCGTCGCCTGA